Genomic DNA from Methanosarcina sp. MTP4:
AAGTGCACTCTGGAAGAACCCGATCTGGATCATCTCTTCGAGTTTCCAAAGGATCTGCTTGGCAGCGTATACAAATCAAAGACTCTCAAGTCCTTTTATTCTTTCTTCTGCCCTGATTGTCCTTCAATCCAGGCAACCTGTGCAGAGAATGGGGCTGAGGTGCATCTGATCCTTGACAAAAAGGTCTATAACAGGTTGGAAAATGATTTCGTGGATCAATATAACATTTTGCTTGAAAACAAGGTTTCCCTTTACATCTATTCGGGGGACGTAAAACTCTCATCTTTCATGGTTACGGACGATTTCATGATGCTGAAACTTTTTGGAAAGGACGGGGAGTTCGATCACAGAAAAATCATGAGTTTCACTCCCAGTGCCATCGAATGGTGTAACGAACTGGCCCAGTATTACATAGAACACTCCGAGAAGATCAATTGAAAAAGTAAATGAAAAAAGCAGGATCACCGGGAATCTGTGTTAAAAAAGGGGTTTTCCGGTCCTGGTGGCCTGTGTCCGAATCCATAAGTTTACGGACTCTTTTTTCTCAACACCCAGCGAGCGTCCCGGTGTTTTGTCTACGTTTTTCACGCTCTAATTAATTAATGTTCATGATGTTCATGTTCATGATGTTCTTCATGTTCATGCTCACCATGGTTATGCCCGTGTTCGTGGGCATGCTCTATTTTGCGGATGCTGATTTCCTTTTTCTCGAAAATTTCCTGTACTGAACTGTTCACGGCATCGAATAGTTTTTCTGTCTTCACGTTTGATACCGCGGAGAGGACTTTCAAGGAGGGTTTTGCATCGGGTTTTGAGTTTACTATATCTTCCTGGGGTTCTTCGGAGTAGATGGTTACGCTCTGTTTTACGGTTTCCGTGCCGTTGTCCAGGAAGAGCTTGATGTGCCCTATGAACTCGGGGTTGAGATTAAGGACTTTTGTTTTGATCCTTTTCATCAGCTCGGTGGTGATTTCTCTGGATACTTCCCTGTTAATGTCCTGCTTTTCTACCGCAAATTCCACAGCATAGCTCCCGACGCCCGAAGCTTCGATGGAACTTTCGATTTCTCCGGGAGCTGCAGAGGCTTTAGTTACTTCTTTTGCAGGAACTTTTTCTGTGGGGGCCTTTTCCTCTTCCGGTGGTTTTTCCATCTCTGCAGGTTTTTCCCCGGCGAATTCGGGGAGCAGCATTTGCATAAGACCCTCGAACCTCTCGTCCATTGCTTTTCCGGATAACTGGACTACCTTTGCTTTGGGGTTCAACTGCTGGACCGAAGCTTCAAGGATTGGAACCCTGATAGGCTCTATAAGGTCCACTTTGTTGATCCCGAGAATCTCCGCATCAATTATCTGCCGCATGGAGAAGTTTTTTACTTCCTTCATCATATGCTTGAAGCGGCTCCCGTCAATCAGAGTGACAAGGGGGGCAACTGTTACGCTTTCTCCCAGGTTCATAAGTTCGATATCTTCTTTAATTACATGGGGGAAAGCGATTCCCGTGGGTTCTACCAGAAGTATATCGGGCTTGTATTCTTTTGCAAGAAGGGTCACGGTTGTCTTCATGCTCACTTTAAGGGTGCAGCAGATGCATCCGTTTGTGATTTCCTTAGAGTCGAATCCGAACCTGTCGATTACATCCCCATCAATTCCGATCTCTCCGATCTCATTTACGATAATGGCGACTTTTTTCCCCTTGTCTGCGAGGTATTTGCCCATATTGATAATGGTGGTAGTCTTCCCGCTTCCCAGGAACCCTCCCACCACAATAACCTGCATTTTTTTCTCCTCCATTTGCTTCCGTTTTACTGCTCGTTACTTACCTTTCAATTCCAATAAGCTTTTCTTAGCTTTTTCTTAATTCCCTGCCACTGTCAGGTTTTCCCACTTGAACCTGTCTTCGGGGCAGGCATGGAGGCAGCGCTGGCAGTTTGCTCCATCGCAAAGGTCGGTCCTTATCCTTACGACTCCACCTTCTTCCATCCTCAGGGCACCGTTCGGGCAGACCTTTACGCATTCATGACAGCCTTCACAGCCCTCGATGACCATGGTAAGGTAGGTCCCGACTTTATCGAGCACGTGCAGGCCTTCTTCTCCCAGTTCCGGGATATCCCTTTCGACCTGGCGGTCAATTTTCAGAATGGAGGAAGGTTCGTCAAGCATGGGGAGTTTTTTCTTTTTCAGGAACTTCTTATGCATTTTGAACATCATGCCTTCGTTCCAGTAGGCAAGTTCCAGCATGTAGCCTTCCTTGAAAGCTTCCGAAGTTGCAAACATCACGTGTGTCCCGACGATCTCCTTTGCAATTTTCTGCAGTTCCCAGAGCCTGTCTTCCGAGATCAGGATCTCCCGGGCCACGGCCAGGGAAGTGTTTCCGATCTGGGAGACATAACCTGCATTATAGGGGATCATTCCCACCTGGTGGGCCTTTGCGGCGTCCATGTATGTCCCGGCAGCTCCGGACATGTGGGCGATTTTCAGGTCTTCCATCTCGATGCCGGCTTCGGCACAGAGGGTTATGTGCCCTGCCCTGATTGCCCCGATAGCTCTTCCGGCTTCGATCAGGTCTTTTTCTGTGAACTTGATCCCATCCTGGAGGTGGATGACGCTGTCCGGGGTCAGGATCTTTGGGAGTGTTATCATTTTGTTCCGCATCCCTGCTTCTATGAGGGCAATGACTCCCGTTCCCGTGATACCCTTTGCCTTTACATCACCTTTTTCCACCACATCCCCTGTCTTCGGGTTGACAAGGTCTCCTTTTATGGGGCTCATCTCTTTATCCAGAACATAGCAGCGGAGATTTTCCCCTTCGAACTCAACGTCAGAGATTGTGTGGGGGGATGCAATGGACCCGAACTCTATTTCCTGGCCCTCGAGGGCGGGACCCGCGGCTGCCGATCCCGTGTAGATTACCCCGTTTGCCTTCAGGGCCATTTCGGCGTTTGTCCCGTAGTCGGTTGCGATTGCGATTTCGTCGCTCTCAAGCATTCCTGATTTCTCAATGAGGGCAAGAGCATCGGCTCCGACCTCGTGCTTGATTGCAGGGGGGACGTAGAGCTTGCAGTTCTTGAATTCCTCGAAGCCTTTGATTTCGGACAGAGGAATTATACGGGCGTCCCGGTTTTGTTCTTCAATGTGGTATTTCTGTTTCTTGCGCTCTCCTGCATATGCCAGGTCTTCGATGGGAATTTCCTGGAAGATGGATAGCTGGATCGGGTTTCCACAGATTGAGAATTTTTCCAGCTCTTCAGGCTTTACTTCCAGTTCCTCAAGGATGTGCTTGACCGCGGTTGCCGAGAGACCGTGGGCTTTGTCCTGTCCGTAGTGGATTGCAAAATCCAGGTGGTCCATCACGTTTGCGCCCGGCAGTGGGTTTCGCAGAGTTATTACGGTCTTTAAAATCGTTTCACTTTCCAAGTCAATTTTCTGTGCCCTGAAACCACTGGTTCCAAGGTCGATTGCAACGCCAGTTCTCATATTTTAACCTCCTCCTGAAAAAATCTGAGACAATATCTGGTGAATGCGCCTCAAGCATTCATGAATTTTTTAATAAATTTGAGTAAGTGTAATTATGAATGAATTTATGAATTAATTTCCCCTTGTGAGTTATTTTTTGAGTTGTTTGCCTGATTGTCAGCCTTTAACTGCTGTTATTTAGGGTTCCCTAATTTCTGATATTTTGTCCTTCCCAACATCCATAAAAAACATAAAAATCCGGACAATGGTTCCTGAAGCCTGAATTTTGCCCCGGAACCTGTCCGCAAAAAAAATAAAAGAAAATGGTTTTGCTGTTTTATGCGTAGTACTCGTCTCTTGCTGCTACAAGAGCCTTGACGTTCTCGAGGGGGGTCATGGGCGCAATGCCACAGCCCGGGGCGAGCACATCGATACCGTCTGCAATGGCCTGCTTGCCTTCGGTAATGATCTTGTCAACAGGTCCGGGCAGGAGGGTGAAAGGACTGGAAATGTTTCCGACGAGCCTTGCCCTGTCTCCGATGATTTCCTTTGCCTTCTTCACGTCTTCGACCTTTTCTTCAACGCTGAGTCCTTCGAAGCCGCAGTCTGCCATGTAGTCAATGATCGGGTTCACATTACCACAGACGTGGAGGATGGTCACTGCATCAACTTGAGATGAGAAATTCTGCAGTCTGGGCTGGAGGTACTGCTTGAAGGAGTCCGGGCTCATGAGGTCAGGGGAGGCGACGGGGTCTGCAACGGAAATGATGTCTGCACCGGCTTCGACCATTGCGTTTGCGTAGATGACGGATGCTTCGGTTGAGAGGTCCAGAACCTGTTCGAAGAGTTCAGGCTTCTTGATGGACCATTTCATGAAGGATTTTACACTTGCCAGGTCGGAGGCTACGGTAATTGGGCCTTCCATTCCGCCGATGATGGGTACGTCGGGGCCTACTTTTTCCCTGATAATCTTAATGGCTTCGAGCACTGCCGGAATCCTTCCTCTCTGCAGGAGGTCTTCGGGAATTGCTGCGCCGTCCAAGCTCTTGGGGTAGGGGTGCCCTGTGACAGAGGGTTGTCTGTTCTTGGTACCCATGTTGATCTCGCAGCCCAGACCTTCGACAAGGACGGTCAGGCAGTAGGGAACCCTGACAGCTTCGAGTCCGCTGATCTCGTGGTTTGCGAGGGCCAGCTTTGCCATAAGTTCGGCATCTGTGTGGGACTCCGGCCAGGGTGCTCCGACGACATCCATGAGTTCTACGATTCCGGTCTGGGTTACGGAACAAACAGGTACCTTGTCAACTTCTTCGCCTTTCAGGGCGGCTAACAGTCTCGTTTTAAGTGTAAATTCGCTCATAATCGGTCATACCTTTTTTATTTATTTCTTATTACATTTATTTTAATTATATTTACAATTTTATTTTCTACTTTACGATATTATATAGACCTTTTCAATCCAAAATGTTTCATACTCAGGGCTTTTAAACTCCTGGGTCCTCAAACATCATTAAAAACCATAGGATATATGTAGGAGAAAAGGAGCCGGACAAAGCCTTATGCCACTCCTTTTCATGTTCGCTTGCACAGGGCCGAGAACCTGAGCGTAAAATTAATTCTCAACCCTCTATTTTCGCATTGAGTAGAGGTTATTTTTCGTTAGCAAGTTATAAAACATAATTGACGGGAATTTTTTTTTGCCCTGTTTCTGATAAATGCGGTGAAAATTTTTGACTCGATTACCCGTGCATTTCAAGCTCCCGCCCCCGCTTCTTTTCGAAGTGTCAAGCTTATATGTCTGTGCGGCATTGAATATAGGGGGGTACAATGGAGTCGGCAGCGGCTGAAGACAGGGAAGCTTTGTGCTCTCCCCGGGGCGACGTACACAGGATTTCCCTCCCTGAATTTCTGGAATGGTCCGGGACGGATGAAAACGGGCTCATGGGACGGGAGGCTGGCCGCCGCTTGCGAGACTGCGGTCCTAACGTTCTGGAAGATACGGGGAAAGAAGGCATAGTCCGAAAATACTTCCGGCAGTTCCGGAATTTCTTTTCCATTCTTCTGGCCATAGGAGCCCTTCTCTCTTTCTTAGCCGAGTACATGGACCCCGGGCAGGGAAATCTATATATAGGGCTAGCTCTCGGGGGGGTCGTGGTCCTGAACGGGACTTTTACTTTTATCCAGGAGTACCAGGCCGAAAAGACCATGGAAAGCTTCCGGCAGCTTATCCCGCCTCATGCAAGGGTTTTAAGGGACGGGATGGTCCTTGACGTCCTGGCTTCGGAACTGGTTGTCGGGGACGTGCTCCTTCTTGAGGAAGGGGACAAGGTCCCGGCAGACGGGCGTTTGATAGAGGTCAATTCCCTGAAAGTAGACAATTCCGCTCTCACCGGGGAAGCCGAACCGCAGTTGCGTTCTCTTAATTGCACCCATCCGGAAATGCTGGAGTGCAGGAACATGGTTTTTTCCGGGACCCTGGTGCAGAGCGGAAACGGAAAAGCTATCGTATTCGGGACGGGTGCACATACCCAGATCGGGAACCTGGCTACCCTGACCGAACAGACTTCTGCCGTGGACACTCCTATCCGGAAGGAACTCAACCATTTCATAAAGGTAATTTCTTCAATAGCGATTTTTCTCGGGGTAACCTTTTTCCTGCTTGCCTTTTTCCTCCAGGACCTCTTCCTTGCGAGCCTTATTTTTGCCATCGGGATCATCGTCGCCAATGTACCTGAAGGGCTCTTGCCAACAGTCACCCTTGCCCTGAGCCTGGCTTCTCGCCGCATGGCCGACAGAAAAGCCCTGATAAAACAGCTTGAGTCCGTGGAAACCCTGGGTTCGACCACGGTTATTTGTACGGATAAGACCGGGACCCTGACCCAGAACAAAATGGCTGTCCACTCCCTCATCATCGGGTATGAAGATGTGGACCCTGAAGAGCCTGAAGGTTTTGCAGAGGAAGCGGCAGGGCAGGAATCAGGTGTGAACACCGGAGAAATGCCTGCCGGAGGAGAGGTAATTCCCGAAGAGGGTTTGCCGGGTTCTGGCTGGGACCCCGCAAAGATTCCTCCTGTTTTCCTGCGGGTCGCCGGGCTCTGTAACAATGCGAGGTTTTCGGAAAGGTCTCCGGGATATACGGGGGACCCCACCGAAGGAGCACTCCTGGTCTTTGCAAACGGCTTTACGGACCTGAAGGAACTCAACGTTAATTATCCCCGGCTGGAGGAATTCCCGTTTGATTCTCTTACCAAGCGGATGGAAGTCCTCTGCCGTACTCCCGAAGGCGGGCTTGAATCCTACCTCAAAGGGGCTCCGGAAATTGTGGTTGAGATGTGTGATTCCTTAATTGAGGGCGGAGGGGTGCGGGAACTTAGCAGAAGGGAGAAAGAAGAACTGCTGGACCGGCACCTGAGAATGGCGGAGAGGGGAGAGCGGGTGATAGCTCTTGCTTACAGGGAAGCGGAAAAGCCGGAAGAGTACACTGAAGGTTTCGTTTTCCTGGGTTTCATCGGGATTGTGGACCCCCCGCGCCCCGAAGCAAAAGGAGCTATTGCAAAGTGCCATGCTGCAGGGATCAAGGTAGTCATGATTACAGGGGATCATCCCGTAACGGCAGAGTCCATTGCCAGGGGTGTGGGGCTTGCGGATTCCGAAGCCCTGGAAATAATCACGGGGGACGAGCTGAAAGCTCTTTCCAGAGAAGAACTTGCGGAGCGGTTGAAAAAGAAGAGTATAGTCTTTGCCCGGACCTCTCCCGTACAGAAACTGAAAATCGTGCAACTCTTCCAGGCCGAGGGGGAAATCGTCACCATGACTGGAGACGGGGTCAACGATGCCCCTGCAATCAAGAATGCGGATATGGGGGTTGCCATGGGCAGTGGCACCGATGTTTCCCGGGAAGCTGCGGACATGGTGCTTCTGGACGACAACTTTGCCACCATTGTGAATGCGGTGGAAGAGGGCAGGACCGTCTTTGATAATATAAAAAAGTTTATTGCTTACATCCTTACCAGCAATATCCCCGAAATCCTGCCTTTTATCGCCTTCGTCCTCTTCGCCCTGCCTCTCCCTATGAACGTGCAGCTCATCCTGGCAATTGACCTGGGGACCGATATCCTGCCTGCCCTTGCCCTGGGTGTGGAAAAGGGAGAGGGAGATATTATGAGGCGGCCGCCCAGGTCCAGGGACGAAAAACTGCTTACCTCCCAGGTGCTCTTCACTTCCTACGGGATAAAAGGGCCTATAGAGGCAGCTGCCGGTTTTTTCTGCTACTTCGCCGTCCTTTTCGGCGGGGGCTGGAGTTTCGGGGAACAGCTTGCAAACAGTAATCCCCTCTACATGCAGTCGATTACGGCTTTTTTTTCGGCGGTGATTATCTGCCAGATTGCAAACGTCTTTACCTCCAGGACCCGGTTACAGTCGGTCTTCACCAAAGGTCTTTTCAAAAACCGGTATGTCCTGGCAGGTATTGTGAGTGAGCTTCTTATCCTTTCCTTTATTATCTGGAGCCCCCTTGCCCACCTGATTTTCAATACCTCTCCAATTGACCTCAAATACCTGCTGCTCGCTCTCCCCTTTTCCTTCTTCCTTCTTGCAGTTGACGAACTTAGGAAGTATGCTCTCAGAAAGAATGTGGGCTGGGTCTCTCGCTTGTTCAGGTGGTGAGTTCCTCTAGTTCTAAATTATTTTCTACTCATTCACTTTTTTTCTTTCATACTGATATATCTTTTTTTAATTGTGTTTATAAGAAAAAAGAGTTTAACAGGGCCATTAACGCCAGTAATCAAATAATTTTTTATACTATGTAATACACAAAAAATATTTATATTGATTTCAAATTAGAATTATCACATCTCATATCTCAATTAGAATTCTCATATCTCAATTAGAATTCTCATATCTTCTTTATATAGGTGGTCAATTCCCTCCGTATAAATGCTCTCAATTCTCTTGTGTAAAAAAGCTTCTCTGCTTAAAGTATTCAACTTCCATTGTATGAAATCTTCAACTCCCGTTGTACAAAATATTCGGCCATGCACCCACCTTCAGAGTTTATAT
This window encodes:
- a CDS encoding winged helix-turn-helix domain-containing protein; its protein translation is MSSLIDLIFFSEKRKNILIMLASGPKDIDEIKDTLNVKACAVMPQIKKLKDMDIIEQRGNIYELSDIGEVVVEKMLPLTSLLDVFDGNKDYWSKHDRTPIPGHLVKKMDLLGKCTLEEPDLDHLFEFPKDLLGSVYKSKTLKSFYSFFCPDCPSIQATCAENGAEVHLILDKKVYNRLENDFVDQYNILLENKVSLYIYSGDVKLSSFMVTDDFMMLKLFGKDGEFDHRKIMSFTPSAIEWCNELAQYYIEHSEKIN
- a CDS encoding GTP-binding protein, whose translation is MQVIVVGGFLGSGKTTTIINMGKYLADKGKKVAIIVNEIGEIGIDGDVIDRFGFDSKEITNGCICCTLKVSMKTTVTLLAKEYKPDILLVEPTGIAFPHVIKEDIELMNLGESVTVAPLVTLIDGSRFKHMMKEVKNFSMRQIIDAEILGINKVDLIEPIRVPILEASVQQLNPKAKVVQLSGKAMDERFEGLMQMLLPEFAGEKPAEMEKPPEEEKAPTEKVPAKEVTKASAAPGEIESSIEASGVGSYAVEFAVEKQDINREVSREITTELMKRIKTKVLNLNPEFIGHIKLFLDNGTETVKQSVTIYSEEPQEDIVNSKPDAKPSLKVLSAVSNVKTEKLFDAVNSSVQEIFEKKEISIRKIEHAHEHGHNHGEHEHEEHHEHEHHEH
- a CDS encoding methylamine methyltransferase corrinoid protein reductive activase, with the translated sequence MRTGVAIDLGTSGFRAQKIDLESETILKTVITLRNPLPGANVMDHLDFAIHYGQDKAHGLSATAVKHILEELEVKPEELEKFSICGNPIQLSIFQEIPIEDLAYAGERKKQKYHIEEQNRDARIIPLSEIKGFEEFKNCKLYVPPAIKHEVGADALALIEKSGMLESDEIAIATDYGTNAEMALKANGVIYTGSAAAGPALEGQEIEFGSIASPHTISDVEFEGENLRCYVLDKEMSPIKGDLVNPKTGDVVEKGDVKAKGITGTGVIALIEAGMRNKMITLPKILTPDSVIHLQDGIKFTEKDLIEAGRAIGAIRAGHITLCAEAGIEMEDLKIAHMSGAAGTYMDAAKAHQVGMIPYNAGYVSQIGNTSLAVAREILISEDRLWELQKIAKEIVGTHVMFATSEAFKEGYMLELAYWNEGMMFKMHKKFLKKKKLPMLDEPSSILKIDRQVERDIPELGEEGLHVLDKVGTYLTMVIEGCEGCHECVKVCPNGALRMEEGGVVRIRTDLCDGANCQRCLHACPEDRFKWENLTVAGN
- the mtaA gene encoding methylcobamide:CoM methyltransferase MtaA, which gives rise to MSEFTLKTRLLAALKGEEVDKVPVCSVTQTGIVELMDVVGAPWPESHTDAELMAKLALANHEISGLEAVRVPYCLTVLVEGLGCEINMGTKNRQPSVTGHPYPKSLDGAAIPEDLLQRGRIPAVLEAIKIIREKVGPDVPIIGGMEGPITVASDLASVKSFMKWSIKKPELFEQVLDLSTEASVIYANAMVEAGADIISVADPVASPDLMSPDSFKQYLQPRLQNFSSQVDAVTILHVCGNVNPIIDYMADCGFEGLSVEEKVEDVKKAKEIIGDRARLVGNISSPFTLLPGPVDKIITEGKQAIADGIDVLAPGCGIAPMTPLENVKALVAARDEYYA
- a CDS encoding cation-transporting P-type ATPase; translation: MESAAAEDREALCSPRGDVHRISLPEFLEWSGTDENGLMGREAGRRLRDCGPNVLEDTGKEGIVRKYFRQFRNFFSILLAIGALLSFLAEYMDPGQGNLYIGLALGGVVVLNGTFTFIQEYQAEKTMESFRQLIPPHARVLRDGMVLDVLASELVVGDVLLLEEGDKVPADGRLIEVNSLKVDNSALTGEAEPQLRSLNCTHPEMLECRNMVFSGTLVQSGNGKAIVFGTGAHTQIGNLATLTEQTSAVDTPIRKELNHFIKVISSIAIFLGVTFFLLAFFLQDLFLASLIFAIGIIVANVPEGLLPTVTLALSLASRRMADRKALIKQLESVETLGSTTVICTDKTGTLTQNKMAVHSLIIGYEDVDPEEPEGFAEEAAGQESGVNTGEMPAGGEVIPEEGLPGSGWDPAKIPPVFLRVAGLCNNARFSERSPGYTGDPTEGALLVFANGFTDLKELNVNYPRLEEFPFDSLTKRMEVLCRTPEGGLESYLKGAPEIVVEMCDSLIEGGGVRELSRREKEELLDRHLRMAERGERVIALAYREAEKPEEYTEGFVFLGFIGIVDPPRPEAKGAIAKCHAAGIKVVMITGDHPVTAESIARGVGLADSEALEIITGDELKALSREELAERLKKKSIVFARTSPVQKLKIVQLFQAEGEIVTMTGDGVNDAPAIKNADMGVAMGSGTDVSREAADMVLLDDNFATIVNAVEEGRTVFDNIKKFIAYILTSNIPEILPFIAFVLFALPLPMNVQLILAIDLGTDILPALALGVEKGEGDIMRRPPRSRDEKLLTSQVLFTSYGIKGPIEAAAGFFCYFAVLFGGGWSFGEQLANSNPLYMQSITAFFSAVIICQIANVFTSRTRLQSVFTKGLFKNRYVLAGIVSELLILSFIIWSPLAHLIFNTSPIDLKYLLLALPFSFFLLAVDELRKYALRKNVGWVSRLFRW